The DNA window CGCAAGATAACGTACGGCGGTTTCTCGTAACAAAGGATTGTCCAATCTTGATTGTCTCGCTGGAGGTATGCGTCAGGAATCCTGTCAAACTGCGATTAGCGCACGGAGAGGACTCTCTCATCCCACGTGACTCCCGATGACTGATTGAGTGACGCATGCGAGTTTCGACATTGTTGCAAAGACAGCGGAGGTAGCTCACGGTGGTCTAAGAGGTTTGAAGGTTGAACGGTAGAGATGCGTACTTTTTCCCAGAAGTGTGTGCGCCGATGAACTGTTTATGAAAGAATCCGAAGCGATCATGTCTTCAACGAATGGCGCCTCCTCAGCCACGGCCCTGGCAGATATCAAGGCAGGCCTCGTCGTATGTTTCGTGGCTCTGCCTCTATGCCTCGGGATCGCGCTGGCTTCCGGTGCACCGTTAGTGTCCGGATTGTTGGCCGGAATTGTCGGCGGCATCGTGGTAGGAATGTTCAGTGGATCGCACACCAGCGTCAGCGGCCCGGCGGCCGGTTTAACTGCGGTCGTCGCCTCACTCATACTTTCACTCGGATCATTTTCTACCTTTCTGACGGCCGTGATTCTTGCCGGATTGATTCAAATCGCCCTAGGCATTGCCAAGGGTGGCTTTATCGCTGCGTTTGTCCCGTCCAGCGTGATCAAAGGGTTGTTGGCCGCGATCGGTGTGATCATTATCTTGAAGCAGATTCCGCATCTCGTTGGACATGACCCAGACCCTGAAGGAGAAATGACCTTCTTTCAACCGGATCTCGAAACGACGTTTACTGAGATCATCCGTATGTTCGGTGATTTCCAACCGGGTGCCGCCATTGTCGGTTTGATGTCCATTGCGCTACTCGTGCTCTGGGACAAGTGGAACCTGCTGAAGAAGTCACTCTTCCCCGCTCCTGTGGCGGTGGTGCTGTTCGGTATCGGGGCGGGCGTATGGTTCGAGCAACTCGGTGATCCCTGGATGATCAAGCCAAGCCACCTGGTTCAGGTACCGGTGGCAAGTGACTTGACCGAACTCATGAGACTTCTTCCACGCCCCGACTTCTCGCAATGGATGAATCCTGCGATCTATAGCGCTGGGTTGACACTCGCCATTGTGGCGTCTTTGGAAACGTTGCTCAATCTTAACGCTGCCGATCGGCTTGATCCTCAGCAACGCTCATCCCCTCCGAGTCGAGAACTGTTGGCGCAAGGCGTTGGAAACGTAGCGTGCGGGCTGATCGGCGGACTCCCGGTCACCTCCGTGATCATCCGCACCTCTGTGAACGTCAACGCGGGCGGCAAGACAAAGTCAGCGACTATCATTCACGGCACATTGTTGTTGGTGAGCGTTCCGCTCATACCGGCTTGGATCAATACTATCCCCTTGTCGGCTCTTGCTGCGATCTTGCTGATGACCGGTATCAAACTGGCCAGTCCGGCCCTGATGAAGCAAATGTGGAACGATGGCCGCTATCAATTCCTCCCTTTCGCAGCCACCGTGATTGCTATCGTGTTCACTGACCTCTTGATCGGTATCCTGATCGGGCTATCCGTGGCTATCGGCTTTATTCTCAACAGCAATATGCGCCGTCCGGTGCATCGGTTGGTGGAAAAACATTTAGGCGGCGATGTCGTGCATATCGAGTTGGCCAACCAGGTCAGCTTTCTGAATCGTGCCGCTCTGTCCGAAGCACTAGCCGACGTGCCTCGCAATGGCCATGTCCTCCTTGACGCACGAAACACGGACTACATCGACCCAGACGTGCTGGATTTGATTCGAGACTTCAAGAACCAAAGGGGACCGGCCCACGGTGTCGAGGTCAGTCTTGCCGGTTTTCGGAGTGAGTACAACTTTGAGAACCAGATTCAGTATGTCGATTACTCGACGCGCGAACTTCAAGATGCCATTACTCCCCGGCAGGTGTTGCAGATTCTCAAGGATGGTCACGAACGATTTCGCAGCGGGCGGCGCCTGACGCGAGACTTTATCCGGCAGGTGCGTGCCACTGCAGCGGCACAACACCCGTTAGCCGTCGTCCTTAGTTGCATCGATTCTCCAACTCCCGCAGAGCGAGTGTTTGACTTGGGCATGGGCGACATCTTCAGTGTTCGTATCGCCGGCAATGTCTCAAGTCGGAAGGTTCTCGCCAGCGCGGAATACGGATGTGCTGTGGCTGGAGCGAAACTCATTCTTGTCATGGGGCATACGCGATGCGGCGCCGTCAGTGCAGCCGTCAAGCTCCTTTGCTTGCCCCAGATGAGCGCTGCAGCATCAGAGTGCGAACACTTCCATTACATCATCAACGAACTTCACCAATCGACTGACCAAGAGCTCTGTCGAGATGTGAGTGAAGGATCGGCCGAGGAGGTAGGGACGGTGGTCGATGTCGTGGCCCGTCGGAATGTCGTGCGGGTTGTTGAACAACTGCACAAAGCGAGTAGGACAATCGATGGTCTCATTAGGGAGGGGCAGATCGCGATCGTGGGCGCAATGTACGATGTCGTTACGGGAGACATCGAGTTTTTACCGGACGACGTGCGCGCCGATAGGCAAATGAGACAGACGCTCTAGCGCGTCTGTCGATTGCCGGATTAACAGGGCACGAATCAGTTCTGCTCGGCTCCGCAGGGTGGAAATGGTCGCTGTCGTGTATGGGGTCGGACAATTCAGCCATGAACCGGTTACCGTTCGGGGCTATGAGATAGATGTTCGGTGGACCAATGGATGATAAGGGTGAGGTTGGACGATGGAAAAGCTTGTTAAAGGCTTCCTGAAGTTTCGCAAAGAAGTGTTTGGAAACAAGAAAGCGTTGTTCGCGCGACTGTCTCAAAGTCAGGCTCCACGCGCTCTATTCATTACCTGTTCCGACTCGCGAGTTGATCCCACGCTCTTAACACAAGCGGAGCCTGGGGAGTTGTTCATCCTGCGAAATGCCGGGAATATTGTGCCGCCCTACGGTTCCATGCAGGGCGGCACCACCGCAACGATAGAATATGCGATGGCGGTTTTGAAGGTGCCTCATATCATTGTGTGTGGCCATACCGATTGCGGTGTGATGAAGGCGCTCTTGCATCCCGAGCAAGTGCAAGACTTACCGGCGGTCAAAGAATGGGTGGGGCAAGTTGAAACCACCCGGTGGTTGATGCGCGAGCTCTATGCCGATATCAAGGGCAAAGACCGCCTCATCAAGACGATTCAGGAGAATGTCCGCGTCCAGCTTGAGCATCTGCGCACACATCCATCGGTAGCCCTCCAACTGCGCAAGGGTAACGTAGATCTCCATGGCTGGGTCTATTCCATCTCAACCGGGGATGTATGGGTCTATGACTTTAACTCGCAGGAGTTTGTCTCGCTCTATGAAACGGCTGTTCGCGCATAATGCGCCGCAACAGCCCGATACATCTGGAGTTCCTAGGTCGCAACTTCTGTAGCCGCATCGCGTCTGAGGATGGCAGGCCTTAGGCTGACGGGAAGCCGTCGTAACTGTTCCGGTCACTGCTGCCGAATGACTTGAATCTGCCGCCACCGTTCCGATTGATATCGCCAGAGTAATAATCCCATCCGCACGGTCCAGTCAACGATCATCGCTGCCCAGATATAAAAGACGGAGTGACGCATCCAGAGAGAGGCGATCAGCGCCAACGGGACGCGGACGCCCCACATGCCGATCATTGTGGCACCCATAATGAAGCGTGTGTCGCCGGCGCCTCGGAGCGACCCGGCCAGGACCATGGTGAGAGCCAGCGGCACTTGCAATAAGGCAACAATTTTTAAAAACATCGTTCCGAGTTCGATCACGGCTTCATCGATGGTGAACGCACGAAGCAGTGCATAGGGGAAAAAGAAAAAAATGATCCCCATGAAGGCCATCAGAACGACGGCGATCCGATTGGCCTCCCAGTTCTCCCGCTTGGCTCTGGCGTACTTCCCTGCCCCGATGCTTTGCCCTACCATGGTGGCGGCGGCGATGGCGAGGCCATATCCAGGCAAAAATGAGAATGATTCAATCGACAGGCCGACTTGGTGAGCGGCATAGGCGACGGTGCCGTACAGCAAGACCAGCTTGGTGTAGAGGAAAATTCCCGCCTGTTGGATGATCCGTTCGCCGGACACCGACGCTCCCACCTCCCAGATCGATCGAATCAAGTCTATGCGCAACGTGGATGACTCCTTCAAGATTGGGCGACAACGCAGCAAGAGGTAGAGCATCCCCGTCGCTTCGGCGAGTCCGACAGCGATGGCCGCTCCTTTGAGACCCAAGTTGGGAGCTCCCCATCGTCCGTAGATGAGGGGGTACGCAAGGCAGATGTGGAGGAGGTTGACGCCGATCAGACCATACATGGGGGTCTTCGTGTCGCCTGTGCCTTGGAGGATGGACGACAGAACTTGGATGAGGACGGTACAGGGAATCACGAAGAAGATGATGGTCGAATAGGGGAGGGCGAGCTCAATGACGGCGGATTCTGCGCCGAGTTGCTCCATGACGAACCGATTGCCGGCTATTCCAAGGCTAGCCAACAGGAGCGATACGCCGATCGAAAGCCATAAGAAGTGACGGGCCGCTTCTCCCGCGTCCTGTCGGCGTCTGGCCCCCCACAATTGGGCGACAATTACATTCGTCCCTACCGAGATTCCGGAGACCAACGTCGTTGCCACGAACGTCAGCAGTTGACCCAGGCCGACCGCGGCGATGGAAGTGGCGCCCAGGCCTCCGACCAGGAGGACGGCGACAATGCCTTCGGCCCGTTGGAGAAACGTGGTGAGCGTGACGGGGAGCGCCAAAATCATCACGGACCGTCTGATCTGGGTGACAGCGCTGCCCATGGGGCGTTATCCTAACAGAGTTCCTCCTTCCGTCATGTGACAAATCGTTGCTGGTGCCAGGGATTGTATGACGATGGCCGACGTTCACAACGGATCTCCCACGACGTCCACACCACCCCGCCTGTCGAAATCAAAATTTCTCTCGGGATTGCAATGCCACAAGCGGCTCTATCTGGAAATTCATCACCCGGTCTTGGCAACACCGCCGGATGCGTCGACGCAGGCGATCTTGGACATGGGAACCGAGATCGGGATTTTGGCGCAGCAGCGCTTTCGCGGTGGTGTGCTGGTCAAATCAGGATTTCGTCAGCGGGAGGCGGCGATTGTGGAGACCGCCGCGTTGCTGCACGATCCGGACATTCCCGCCATCTTCGAGGGGGCATTCGAGCATGACGGAGTCGTTGTGCGCGTCGATATTTTGGAGCGCGTGCGGAATATTCAGGGGGGATCGTCATCCTGGCGGTTGATCGAGGTGAAGTCATCAACCAGGGTGAAAGATATTCACCTTGATGATCTATCCATACAAAGCTACGTCGTCCAAGGGGCCGGGGTGAGGTTGGATGCGACCTGTCTAATGCATATCGACACGGGCTATCTCTACCAAGGTGGTGAGGTTGATCTGCAGACGCTCTTCTCGATTGAAGATGTATCGGAAGCTGTGGCAGATCGTCGAGGGCAGGTATCGGAACGATTAGCTGCTATGAAGGTGATGGTGCTGAATTCTGAACCACCGATGATAGAGCCCGATCAACATTGTCACGCCCCCTACGAATGTCCCTTTTGGGCCCATTGCACGAAGGACAAACCACAGCGCTGGATCTATCATCTGCCTGGCAGGAAAGAGATTGTCAGTCAGCTTGTCCGACAGGGCATCAGGACGATCGACGAAATTCCGAGTGATACAAGGCTGTCGGATGTACAAAGAAAGGTCAAAGACAACGTTGAGTGGATTTCGTCGGATTTGAGTCAGATTCTTCGTTCGGTCAGCTATCCCATCCACCATCTCGATGCCGAAACCGTCATGTTGGCACTGCCGCGGTTTCCTTCGACCAGGCCCTATCAGTCTCTTCCGGTTCAGTGGTCCAATCACATTGAACTCGAATCCGGTGAGGTCATGCACCGGGAGTTTCTTCACCATGAAGCGTCGGAGCCGCGCAGGCGTTGGGCGGAGGCCTTGATTGAGTCCCTCGGCGAGAAAGGGAGCATCGTTGTCTATTCAGCCTATGAGGAGGCCATCATACGCCAACTCGCGGAGACTTTTCCCGAGTTCAAATCGGCGTTCAAAGCGATCGTGAAGCGCTTGTGGGATCTGCTCGCTGTCATCAAAAGTCACTATTATCATCCAGCCTTTCATGGATCCTATTCGATCAAATCTGTGTTGCCGGCGGTCGTGCCGTCGCTTGGGTATGGCGATCTCACGATTCAAGAGGGAGGGCAGGCGGCGGCCGAATACTACCGGATGGTCTTTCTCGAAAGCGATTGGGTGGAACGGGATTCCATACGGGAGGCGCTGTTACGCTATTGTGAGAGAGATACGCTGGCGATGGTGGAACTGCGGAAGGTGTTGCGAGAGAAGGCGGGAGAAGTTGGGTTGTGATCCGGCATCTTGCCTTGCAAGATGCCGAGAGGGTTGGCATTCGAAGTCGCGTTCGCCGAGACGCTCACGCTCCTACTGAGGGGGCCAAGCTCCGAAACACTTGATGTGTTTTATCCGGTCGCCAAGAGCCATCAAATGGCTCCCGGTACGAGCAAGCTCGGGGTGGCGGAGAGGGTGGGATTCGAACCCACGGTCGAGTTACCCCGACAGCAGTTTTCGAGACTGCCCGATTCGGCCGCTCTCGCACCTCTCCGGTATGGCAGATCGTCGGCTGGTTTGAGTATCGAGCAGGTGAGGAGAACATGCTCGATGGGTGTGGAAGCTTACCTTGGCTGATAAGGTTTTGCAACGGCTCGTATTGAGTCATCTAAAATCTTACCGGGCGACGGATCGTTGCGTCATTTGCAAATCTTACCCTCCGACCCTGCACGGGGCAGAGCGGCAGGAGGGCGAGGTATCACTTCCCGGAGGACCACCGGCGGCATCTGAAGACCACAGCCAGCGTGCTCAGATCCAGGTCCGTCAGGGGCTCCCATCCGTGCCTTCTTCGCGCTGTCCCGTTACCTCAGATGGTACCCATACCGTTCGATGATCGCCTTGGCCTGGGGACCACTCATGAACTTTATGAGCGCTTTTGCCGCAGGGTTATCTTTCCCCTTGGTCAGCAAGATCGCATCCTGTTGTATTGGTTCGTATAGATTGCTGGGGACCTCCCAGCGACTTCCCTTTCCCTTGAATCTTGCCTCCATGACCTGGGATAAGGCCACAAAGCCCAGTTGGGCATTACCGGACTCGATAAATCCCATGGTCTGGCCGAGATTCTCCCCCACGATGATGACATTCCGGGGCTGCAACTTCTCCCAGATCCTCAACGCCTGCATGGCCTGCATCGCCGCGAGGCCGTACGGCGCGGTTTTGGGGTTCGCAATGGCCAGGCGTGAGAAGTTCTTAGAGGATAACGTCTCTTCTCCCTTCACCAGGTCGGCATTCGGGCTCCAGAGCACGAGACGCCCGAGGGCGTAGGTGAAACGGGAATCCTTGACTCCAAACCCTCCTTCCTCCAAGAGCTTGGGACGCACATTATCGGCGGAGAAGAACACGTCGAACGGCGCGCCGTTCTTAATTTGAGTATGGAGACTTCCAGAGGAACCAGCAGCCACCTGAACGTGATGCCCCGTCGATTGTTCAAACTCCATCGCCACCTCGTGGAACGGTGGAACAAAATTCGCCGCCACCGCCACCAGCACCTGCTCGGCGAAAGCCGGTGTTACGGCCGTACTCTCCAGAACAAACAAACACCATGCGAGAAGTCTCTGCTTCACGGTCATTCCTTTCTAGCAGGCTGCGGAAAAACTCGATGTGCGTGCTTCGACAGGTCTCAGCACGAACGGAAAACCTCAGCATATTCAATGACTGCTCCGTTCGTCCTGAGGCTCTCGAAGGATGAATGGAGGGTCTCTGCGCAGCTGCTAGATTCTGACCCGCACTGCAGCGAAAAAATAATCACTGTCTTTGTTCCCTCCGGTCGGCATTTGGGCAATGATGATGGGGCTGTCGAAATAAGACCCCTTGAACCAATGCGCGTATCCAAAGTCGAAATCCAGGTTCGGGTTGAGTGCCCATTGCGCGCGAAGCTCCACGTCCTGTCCTAACGAGGTGCCGGATTGCCCAGTGGGGTCTCGTAAGCCGGACTGGCCGAAGAAATCTTTGCTCTGTGCCAGGAACCAGACGCGGTGTTTGATTTCCAGGAGTAGGTTTGGTGTGGGCGTGACGATTACTCGCCACCCCGGTGTTTGAAGGTTGGTTCTATAAAATGGACCCCAGATTCCGGTGCGGGTAAATTCAAAGTTCCGTGACCCGAACAGCGTATCGAACGATCCGTTCTGACCGTCGCCTGGCTCTCGATCTCCGCTGGCATAGTCATAGTGAAACACCAATCTCGGCGTCCAGGGGAGGTCGAATGTGTATCCGAGATCGAGGTGGTTCAAATAGGCAAAATGATCGGTCGCTCCCGTTGTTCCGATCTGCCAGGCGGTTTCAATTTCGTAATGCGGCTCTCCGGGCTTGGGATCCTTATACAGGCGCCCTCCGAACGTCGAATAGGTGCGATGGTTGGCCACATTCGCTACGCGCCTATCGTTCAGTCCCAAGTAGTAGGCGTCCATCTGGAACCAGGGGAAATGGTGATCTTGGAAATAAGTTCCCCAAAAGAGCGACTTGCTGTTTTGGTGGTCGAGCTGTTCAGTGTTTCGGATGACCGGCTCCACGACAAATGCCCTGAGTCGCCAGAGCTGCTCCTGACCGATTTGCCAATGAAAGCCATCAAACGAGTTGGTGGTATTCCGAAAATTGTTCCGCCCGATCAGTCGGCGCCGGCCGAAATCGCTGGTCCAACGCCCAAAGTGGAA is part of the Nitrospira sp. genome and encodes:
- a CDS encoding MATE family efflux transporter, which gives rise to MGSAVTQIRRSVMILALPVTLTTFLQRAEGIVAVLLVGGLGATSIAAVGLGQLLTFVATTLVSGISVGTNVIVAQLWGARRRQDAGEAARHFLWLSIGVSLLLASLGIAGNRFVMEQLGAESAVIELALPYSTIIFFVIPCTVLIQVLSSILQGTGDTKTPMYGLIGVNLLHICLAYPLIYGRWGAPNLGLKGAAIAVGLAEATGMLYLLLRCRPILKESSTLRIDLIRSIWEVGASVSGERIIQQAGIFLYTKLVLLYGTVAYAAHQVGLSIESFSFLPGYGLAIAAATMVGQSIGAGKYARAKRENWEANRIAVVLMAFMGIIFFFFPYALLRAFTIDEAVIELGTMFLKIVALLQVPLALTMVLAGSLRGAGDTRFIMGATMIGMWGVRVPLALIASLWMRHSVFYIWAAMIVDWTVRMGLLLWRYQSERWRQIQVIRQQ
- a CDS encoding DUF2779 domain-containing protein, with product MADVHNGSPTTSTPPRLSKSKFLSGLQCHKRLYLEIHHPVLATPPDASTQAILDMGTEIGILAQQRFRGGVLVKSGFRQREAAIVETAALLHDPDIPAIFEGAFEHDGVVVRVDILERVRNIQGGSSSWRLIEVKSSTRVKDIHLDDLSIQSYVVQGAGVRLDATCLMHIDTGYLYQGGEVDLQTLFSIEDVSEAVADRRGQVSERLAAMKVMVLNSEPPMIEPDQHCHAPYECPFWAHCTKDKPQRWIYHLPGRKEIVSQLVRQGIRTIDEIPSDTRLSDVQRKVKDNVEWISSDLSQILRSVSYPIHHLDAETVMLALPRFPSTRPYQSLPVQWSNHIELESGEVMHREFLHHEASEPRRRWAEALIESLGEKGSIVVYSAYEEAIIRQLAETFPEFKSAFKAIVKRLWDLLAVIKSHYYHPAFHGSYSIKSVLPAVVPSLGYGDLTIQEGGQAAAEYYRMVFLESDWVERDSIREALLRYCERDTLAMVELRKVLREKAGEVGL
- a CDS encoding bifunctional SulP family inorganic anion transporter/carbonic anhydrase; this translates as MKESEAIMSSTNGASSATALADIKAGLVVCFVALPLCLGIALASGAPLVSGLLAGIVGGIVVGMFSGSHTSVSGPAAGLTAVVASLILSLGSFSTFLTAVILAGLIQIALGIAKGGFIAAFVPSSVIKGLLAAIGVIIILKQIPHLVGHDPDPEGEMTFFQPDLETTFTEIIRMFGDFQPGAAIVGLMSIALLVLWDKWNLLKKSLFPAPVAVVLFGIGAGVWFEQLGDPWMIKPSHLVQVPVASDLTELMRLLPRPDFSQWMNPAIYSAGLTLAIVASLETLLNLNAADRLDPQQRSSPPSRELLAQGVGNVACGLIGGLPVTSVIIRTSVNVNAGGKTKSATIIHGTLLLVSVPLIPAWINTIPLSALAAILLMTGIKLASPALMKQMWNDGRYQFLPFAATVIAIVFTDLLIGILIGLSVAIGFILNSNMRRPVHRLVEKHLGGDVVHIELANQVSFLNRAALSEALADVPRNGHVLLDARNTDYIDPDVLDLIRDFKNQRGPAHGVEVSLAGFRSEYNFENQIQYVDYSTRELQDAITPRQVLQILKDGHERFRSGRRLTRDFIRQVRATAAAQHPLAVVLSCIDSPTPAERVFDLGMGDIFSVRIAGNVSSRKVLASAEYGCAVAGAKLILVMGHTRCGAVSAAVKLLCLPQMSAAASECEHFHYIINELHQSTDQELCRDVSEGSAEEVGTVVDVVARRNVVRVVEQLHKASRTIDGLIREGQIAIVGAMYDVVTGDIEFLPDDVRADRQMRQTL
- a CDS encoding alginate export family protein, translated to MTRRIFWCVLLTALLLIGPERATAVEHGDVIHKKDGTWVFKNTEDPVLKFMRDTGWITTEKYFTVSSQTGNNWIEPADAILNVRREVDWRRYLKTGLHLPDWLDLGLEQRTRVESYDHPWRVVQVPGNGAPDTQIPLRSRVRLGLGGNGPVRFLFEGQDSRSFLLSGAAGSFQNNTTVNEFDALQLFGALKLDNVLGTGLRTDFHFGRWTSDFGRRRLIGRNNFRNTTNSFDGFHWQIGQEQLWRLRAFVVEPVIRNTEQLDHQNSKSLFWGTYFQDHHFPWFQMDAYYLGLNDRRVANVANHRTYSTFGGRLYKDPKPGEPHYEIETAWQIGTTGATDHFAYLNHLDLGYTFDLPWTPRLVFHYDYASGDREPGDGQNGSFDTLFGSRNFEFTRTGIWGPFYRTNLQTPGWRVIVTPTPNLLLEIKHRVWFLAQSKDFFGQSGLRDPTGQSGTSLGQDVELRAQWALNPNLDFDFGYAHWFKGSYFDSPIIIAQMPTGGNKDSDYFFAAVRVRI
- the modA gene encoding molybdate ABC transporter substrate-binding protein — translated: MKQRLLAWCLFVLESTAVTPAFAEQVLVAVAANFVPPFHEVAMEFEQSTGHHVQVAAGSSGSLHTQIKNGAPFDVFFSADNVRPKLLEEGGFGVKDSRFTYALGRLVLWSPNADLVKGEETLSSKNFSRLAIANPKTAPYGLAAMQAMQALRIWEKLQPRNVIIVGENLGQTMGFIESGNAQLGFVALSQVMEARFKGKGSRWEVPSNLYEPIQQDAILLTKGKDNPAAKALIKFMSGPQAKAIIERYGYHLR
- a CDS encoding carbonic anhydrase; the encoded protein is MEKLVKGFLKFRKEVFGNKKALFARLSQSQAPRALFITCSDSRVDPTLLTQAEPGELFILRNAGNIVPPYGSMQGGTTATIEYAMAVLKVPHIIVCGHTDCGVMKALLHPEQVQDLPAVKEWVGQVETTRWLMRELYADIKGKDRLIKTIQENVRVQLEHLRTHPSVALQLRKGNVDLHGWVYSISTGDVWVYDFNSQEFVSLYETAVRA